One window from the genome of Eucalyptus grandis isolate ANBG69807.140 chromosome 7, ASM1654582v1, whole genome shotgun sequence encodes:
- the LOC104454496 gene encoding transcription factor GAMYB, translating into MSHTTFECDDGVVSQDQIGSPLMDKGKSGGSEDGGLVLKKGPWTSAEDAILVDYVKKHGEGNWNAVQKFSGLSRCGKSCRLRWANHLRPNLKKGAFSAEEERLIVELHAKMGNKWARMAAHLPGRTDNEIKNYWNTRIKRRQRAGLPLYPAELCMQALQDGQQGQTFCRMTNGNKGHHEILQGSGYEIPDIVFDSFKANHSVLPYTPEISDISATGLLMKGLASSQCGGLVQPTMPRHKRLRQSASFYPGYGGIFKDAFPSMHQFEDDSREKLSRAIVHPFPIDHDPDKNPLPFGVVQGSHSFSNGNSSTSEPSYEALKLELPSLQYSEPDMGSWDTSSSPPTLLESVDNFILSPARTGKAESECLSPRNSGLLDALVHESKTMSSAKNNSPEKSTNSSALTPGDISSSTLDICKSEWEEYGDPISPPGHSATSVFNGCTPLSTSGSSLDEQPHPDTFTAYNVKPEPFNLQSPESKHEIPAHCDLMRPDALLASDWFGLGSGSLKDQSTVSDSMVSLLGDDLCNDYKQSIGTCTSDQEWRLNSCAWNNMPSACQMPELP; encoded by the exons ATGAGCCACACAACATTTGAGTGTGATGATGGGGTAGTCTCCCAGGATCAGATTGGCTCCCCTTTGATGGATAAAGGTAAGAGTGGAGGAAGTGAGGATGGCGGATTAGTTCTGAAGAAAGGTCCATGGACGTCTGCTGAAGATGCCATTTTGGTGGACTATGTCAAGAAGCATGGGGAGGGAAATTGGAATGCTGTTCAAAAGTTCTCAGGGCTTTCTCGTTGTGGCAAGAGTTGCCGGTTGCGGTGGGCAAATCACTTGCGGCCAAACTTGAAGAAAGGAGCATTTTctgcagaggaagaaagactcatTGTGGAACTCCATGCAAAAATGGGAAACAAATGGGCCCGCATGGCTGCACAT CTGCCAGGTCGTACAGATAACGAGATAAAGAACTATTGGAACACGCGAATCAAGAGACGTCAACGTGCTGGCTTACCTCTTTATCCTGCTGAGTTGTGCATGCAAGCATTGCAGGACGGTCAACAAGGTCAGACATTTTGCAGAATGACCAATGGGAATAAAGGTCATCATGAGATCTTGCAGGGCAGTGGTTATGAGATTCCAGATATTGTATTTGACAGTTTCAAGGCCAACCACAGTGTCTTACCTTATACTCCTGAAATTTCTGACATTTCTGCGACCGGCTTGCTGATGAAAGGTCTTGCTTCTTCTCAATGTGGTGGTTTGGTGCAGCCAACAATGCCTCGTCACAAACGTCTTCGTCAATCGGCATCCTTTTACCCTGGCTATGGTGGTATTTTTAAAGATGCATTTCCCTCGATGCATCAATTTGAGGATGATTCCCGCGAGAAACTTTCTCGAGCTATCGTCCATCCTTTTCCGATTGATCATGATCCAGATAAGAACCCACTGCCCTTTGGTGTGGTTCAAGGTAGCCATTCCTTTTCAAATGGCAATTCCTCTACTTCTGAGCCCTCTTATGAGGCTTTGAAGTTGGAGCTCCCTTCACTCCAATATTCTGAACCCGATATGGGTAGCTGGGAcacttcttcttcccctcctaCTTTACTTGAATCGGTCGACAATTTTATCCTGTCTCCAGCTAGAACTGGAAAGGCTGAATCAGAGTGTCTTTCTCCCCGTAATAGTGGGCTGCTGGATGCTTTAGTTCACGAGTCGAAGACTATGAGCAGTGCCAAAAATAATTCACCTGAAAAAAGTACAAATTCATCTGCTCTGACACCTGGTGATATAAGCAGTTCCACTTTGGATATTTGCAAGTCTGAATGGGAAGAGTATGGCGACCCCATTTCTCCACCGGGCCATTCTGCAACTTCAGTTTTCAATGGTTGTACTCCTTTGAGCACTAGTGGAAGCTCACTGGATGAACAACCACATCCCGATACCTTCACTG CATACAATGTTAAACCGGAACCTTTCAACCTTCAGTCTCCTGAGAGCAAGCATGAAATCCCTGCCCATTGCGACTTGATGCGGCCTGATGCTTTGCTTGCTTCAGATTGGTTTGGACTCGGTTCTGGATCTCTGAAGGATCAATCCACCGTTTCTGATTCCATGGTGTCGCTTCTCGGAGATGATCTTTGCAACGACTACAAACAAAGCATCGGAACTTGTACTTCAGATCAAGAATGGAGACTTAATTCGTGTGCCTGGAACAACATGCCTTCTGCGTGTCAAATGCCTGAACTCCCGTAG
- the LOC104455935 gene encoding inactive protein kinase SELMODRAFT_444075-like translates to MSFEVERVVVIVDASKDVSLSAIKCALKGLPRKPGHKLLLLGVLHQVINPSTFSKAGKLLGYKSKVDSASILGANKKTVREEVARKKEEYMNNEELKEIYQECKKAEIHFLIDVKAGASPKVVAVKAARSFEATWVILDRQMKKDEKYLMENLSCGIARVKSNNRIERLKGQKASVHSKTSTRKSTGESRSSAGHVTYFEMLPSGTEDELSPRSSTSLQKNDKTKGDGAGAEPTMHPPRTSAFYKSSSSEQLITTTVSTSSLGNTEASSSSFTEDQGSPLYFRDEETTTNTEHETAGEQSPLLAADMQEEDKTNPDSGFSLEDPQVHPSNNNSDCMEDRQQNEQFKNPICSICKNRRPKVGWKRDFTYAELQAATEGFSPRNFLSEGGFGSVYRGKLKGLKIAVKQHKSASFQGEKEFKSEVNVLSTARHENLVMLLGSCSEGNHRLLVYEYVCNGSLDQHLSKHSRRTLTWEKRMRIALGTAKGLQYLHEKNIVHRDMRPNNILVTHDFESLLGDFGLAKTRREDLEYSSETRLVGTLGYLAPEYAEYGKVSTKTDVYSFGVVLLQLITGRKTTDKSLEGKSLVGWARPLLKERNYPDLIDRRIGESHDVYQLFWMVRVAEKCLSKDPQKRMTMDVVVDVLTYIMERKGGCSIRDFSPARSDSAGSMPDSSESQYDDRSFNADTALMHGTGYASRRLPPSPPMKPSSSGTSLSDAQSTASSETTSTKGGETSGSRHRLQ, encoded by the exons atgtcctttGAAGTTGAAAGAGTGGTGGTGATCGTGGATGCCTCGAAAGATGTTAGCCTGAGTGCAATCAAATGTGCCCTGAAAGGCTTACCACGTAAGCCTGGACATAAGCTCCTGCTTCTAGGAGTTCTCCACCAGGTTATTAATCCTAGTACGTTTTCAAAGGCTGGAAAACTGC TGGGCTACAAGAGCAAAGTGGATTCAGCATCCATACTTGGAGCAAATAAGAAGACTGTACGGGAAGAAGTTGCACGGAAGAAGGAAGAGTACATGAATAATGAGGAACTTAAGGAGATATATCAAGAGTGCAAGAAAGCAGAG ATTCACTTCCTAATAGATGTGAAAGCTGGAGCTTCGCCTAAAGTTGTTGCTGTAAAGGCTGCCAGGAGTTTTGAGGCAACATGGGTGATACTTGACAG GCAGATGAAGAAGGATGAGAAGTACCTCATGGAAAATCTTTCATGTGGAATAGCAAGGGTAAAAAGCAATAACCGCATTGAAAGGTTGAAAGGGCAAAAAGCCAGTGTACACAGTAAAACGTCCACCAGGAAAAGCACTGGTGAGAGTAGAAGCTCTGCAGGTCATGTCACATATTTTGAAATGCTACCCAGTGGCACAGAGGACGAATTGTCTCCCAGGA GCTCTACCAGTCttcagaaaaatgacaaaacaaaaggcGATGGTGCTGGTGCAGAACCCACAATGCATCCTCCCAGAACATCTGCATTCTATAAATCTTCATCAAGTGAGCAGCTTATCACAACCACGGTTTCAACTTCAAGCCTGGGCAACACTGAAGCCTCGAGTTCCAGCTTTACCGAGGACCAGGGCTCCCCTCTGTACTTTCGCGATGAGGAGACTACCACAAACACAGAACATGAAACTGCCGGAGAGCAATCCCCGTTACTCGCTGCAGACATGCAAGAGGAAGATAAAACAAATCCAGATAGTGGATTCAGTCTGGAAGACCCACAGGTACATCCCAGCAACAACAACAGTGATTGCATGGAAGATCGTCAACAAAATGAGCAGTTTAAAAACCCTATATGCTCCATTTGCAAGAATAGACGTCCAAAAGTTGGATGGAAAAGAGACTTCACTTATGCAGAGCTCCAAGCTGCCACAGAAGGATTCTCTCCAAGGAACTTTCTATCAGAAGGTGGCTTTGGTTCTGTCTATAGAGGAAAGCTGAAAGGGCTGAAAATTGCTGTTAAGCAACATAAAAGTGCCAGTTTTCAAGGAGAGAAGGAATTCAAATCTGAAGTTAATGTACTCAGTACAGCCAGGCACGAGAATTTGGTCATGCTGTTAGGATCATGTTCAGAAGGAAATCACCGGTTGCTGGTATATGAGTATGTGTGCAATGGTTCTCTGGATCAGCATCTGTCCA AACACTCTCGCAGAACCCTTACTTGGGAAAAAAGGATGAGAATAGCCTTGGGAACCGCAAAAGGTTTACAGTATCTTCATGAGAAGAACATTGTCCACAGAGATATGAGACCTAACAACATCCTAGTGACCCATGATTTTGAATCACTG CTAGGAGATTTTGGCCTTGCCAAAACTCGACGTGAAGACTTGGAATACAGCTCTGAGACAAGACTTGTTGGAACTCTAGGATACTTAGCCCCCGAATATGCAGAATATGGGAAAGTTTCTACCAAGACGGACGTGTACTCCTTTGGGGTCGTTCTGTTGCAGCTGATAACAGGACGGAAGACCACAGATAAATCTCTTGAAGGAAAAAGTCTTGTAGGATGG GCACGACCACTATTGAAAGAACGAAATTATCCAGATCTGATTGATCGCAGGATCGGGGAGTCCCATGACGTCTACCAACTGTTTTGGATGGTTCGAGTAGCAGAAAAATGTCTCAGCAAGGATCCTCAAAAGAGGATGACTATGGATGTG GTAGTTGATGTATTAACTTACATAATGGAAAGAAAGGGCGGTTGCTCCATTAGAGACTTCTCCCCAGCAAGATCAGATTCAGCCGGTAGCATGCCAGACTCCAGCGAATCTCAATACGATGACAGAAGCTTCAATGCGGACACAGCACTGATGCATGGCACGGGTTATGCGAGCAGAAGGCTCCCGCCATCGCCTCCAATGAAACCCTCTTCTTCCGGGACTTCCTTAAGTGATGCACAAAGCACAGCTAGCAGCGAAACGACCAGCACAAAGGGCGGAGAAACATCGGGCTCCCGCCATCGCCTCCAATGA
- the LOC104454497 gene encoding dnaJ homolog subfamily C member 2 gives MAIQMSRLISYSDEIVGGQPIYVASNCLPVKALKYEPAGHAFHAAAMKLLGCEEEDVDGSDQTVVGDKEQTSMPSFDSYSSKGKKKAGSGSNQQDHYALLGLSHLRYLATEDQIKKSYRETALKYHPDKQASLLLAEETEAAKQAKKDEIENHFKAIQESYEVLIDPLKRRIYDSTDEFDDEIPTDCAPQDFYKVFAPAFMRNGRWSVNQPIPSLGDENTTIKEVDNFYNFWYSFKSWREFPHADEFDIEQAESRDHKRWMERQNAKLTEKARKEEYARVRTLVDNAYKRDPRIQRRKEEEKAERQRKKVAKYLAKKLQEEEAARIAEEEKRRKEEDEKRAAEAALQQKKVKEREKKLLRKERTRLRTFSAPIISQHLLDLSEDDVETLCMSLDIEALRSLCGQMEDREGLERAEILRNARGGQPKSEDKKQGDKKNEQPNSSVEANGSVPLSNFEKQEKPWGKEEIELLRKGMTKYPKGTSHRWEVISEYIGTGRSVEEILKATKTVLLQKPDSSKAFDSFLEKRKPAQSIASPLTTREEVGETIIPTAESTAVKTDNGEASSRKVVNNQDPNDLVTENGSSSSSEQDVWSAVQERALVQALKTFPKDTNQRWERVAAAVPGKTVNQCKKKFALLKESFRNKKSSV, from the coding sequence ATGGCGATTCAAATGAGCAGGCTAATTTCCTACTCAGACGAGATTGTTGGTGGACAGCCAATTTATGTGGCTTCAAATTGCCTTCCTGTGAAGGCTTTAAAATATGAACCTGCTGGACATGCCTTCCATGCTGCTGCTATGAAGCTCCTTGGCTGTGAGGAGGAAGATGTGGATGGTTCTGATCAGACTGTTGTCGGGGATAAAGAGCAGACGAGCATGCCATCATTTGATTCATATAGCAGCAAAGGTAAAAAGAAAGCTGGTTCGGGGAGCAATCAGCAAGATCATTATGCTTTGTTGGGTTTGAGTCATCTGAGGTATCTTGCAACAGAAGATCAAATTAAGAAAAGTTACAGAGAGACGGCCCTGAAGTATCACCCTGACAAACAGGCCTCACTGCTTCTAGCTGAGGAAACTGAAGCTGCAAAACAAGCTAAgaaggatgaaattgaaaacCACTTCAAGGCCATCCAGGAATCGTATGAGGTTTTGATTGATCCTTTGAAGAGGAGAATCTATGATTCCACTGATGAGTTTGACGATGAAATACCTACTGATTGTGCACCGCAGGACTTCTATAAGGTCTTTGCTCCTGCTTTCATGAGGAATGGTCGATGGTCTGTTAACCAGCCAATCCCATCGTTAGGTGATGAAAATACAACAATTAAGGAGGTGGACAATTTCTACAACTTTTGGTACTCTTTTAAAAGCTGGAGAGAGTTTCCCCATGCCGATGAGTTCGATATTGAGCAAGCTGAATCTCGTGACCACAAGAGGTGGATGGAGAGGCAGAATGCAAAGCTCACAGAAAAAGCTAGAAAGGAAGAATATGCACGGGTACGCACTCTTGttgataatgcctacaagagaGATCCAAGGATAcagaggagaaaggaggaggagaaagcaGAGAGGCAGAGGAAAAAGGTGGCCAAGTATCTGGCAAAGAAGTTGCAGGAGGAAGAAGCTGCCAGAATTGCTGAAGAAGAGAAACGCCGGAAAGAGGAGGATGAAAAGCGGGCTGCTGAAGCTGCATTGCAGCAGAAGAaggtgaaagagagagaaaagaagctCTTACGCAAAGAGAGGACGCGCCTTCGCACATTTTCGGCTCCTATTATCTCCCAGCATTTGCTTGATCTCTCTGAAGATGATGTGGAAACACTCTGCATGTCACTTGATATTGAGGCGCTGAGGAGCTTATGTGGTCAGATGGAAGACAGAGAGGGCTTAGAACGTGCAGAAATTCTCAGAAATGCACGAGGGGGCCAACCTAAGTCGGAGGATAAAAAACAAGGTGATAAGAAGAATGAGCAACCAAATAGTTCTGTGGAGGCAAATGGCAGTGTCCCATTAAGCAACTTTGAGAAGCAGGAGAAACCTTGGGGAAAAGAAGAGATTGAGCTCTTGAGGAAAGGAATGACGAAGTATCCCAAAGGAACATCTCATAGGTGGGAGGTTATATCGGAGTACATAGGTACTGGAAGATCAGTGGAAGAAATTCTCAAGGCAACAAAAACAGTGCTTCTCCAAAAGCCGGATTCTTCCAAAGCTTTCGATTCATTTCTTGAGAAAAGGAAACCAGCACAGTCAATTGCATCTCCACTTACAACTAGAGAAGAAGTTGGAGAAACAATTATCCCCACAGCTGAAAGTACTGCTGTCAAGACGGACAATGGAGAAGCATCTTCGAGAAAAGTTGTGAATAACCAGGATCCCAATGATTTGGTTACTGAAAACGGCAGTTCGTCAAGCTCGGAGCAAGATGTTTGGTCTGCTGTTCAAGAGAGGGCACTAGTACAAGCACTAAAGACTTTCCCTAAGGATACCAATCAGAGGTGGGAGAGAGTGGCAGCTGCAGTTCCTGGGAAGACTGTGAACCAATGCAAGAAAAAATTTGCATTGCTGAAGGAGAGcttcagaaacaagaaaagctCGGTATAA
- the LOC104454498 gene encoding uncharacterized protein LOC104454498 isoform X1: MLLLHRASSFLCLSHPKPQLIFSSAPRAPASARSDSVKILLPADRCRYGRLCSVGGDGNAYSPSDAESSCPSEEGIDHGGRHEGGPLASNETLKKLKRYGIAGILSYGLLNTAYYLTTFLLVWFYFAPAPGRMGYLAAVERFIKVMAMVWAGSQVTKLIRAGGALALAPFVDRGLSWFTTRYKFESQEKAFLAIVGFCFGLAILLFLAVTLISA, encoded by the exons ATGCTTCTCCTGCACAGagcctcctccttcctctgccTCAGCCATCCCAAACCTCAg TTAATCTTCTCGAGCGCTCCAAGGGCTCCCGCAAGCGCTCGCTCGGATAGCGTGAAGATTCTCCTCCCCGCCGATCGCTGCCGGTACGGACGGCTCTGCTCGGTCGGCGGCGACGGCAAT GCTTACAGTCCATCAGATGCAGAAAGTAGCTGTCCCAGTGAGGAAGGAATCGATCACGGTGGAAGACATGAGGGAGGACCACTGGCGTCGAATGA gacactgaagaaattgaagagataTGGAATAGCTGGAATATTGTCCTATGGGTTGTTGAACACTGCTTACTACCTTACAACATTTCTTCTGGTCTG GTTTTACTTTGCACCAGCACCAGGAAGAATGGGCTACCTTGCAGCGGTTGAAAG ATTCATCAAGGTAATGGCCATGGTTTGGGCTGGAAGCCAAGTCACAAAGCTTATACGAGCTGGAGG GGCCCTCGCTCTTGCGCCTTTTGTAGACAGAGGATTGTCCTGGTTTACTACAAGATACAAATTTGAATCTCAGGAGAAG GCATTCTTGGCAATCGTGGGTTTTTGCTTTGGCCTGGCCATCTTGCTGTTTTTGGCTGTGACACTGATCTCAGCGTGA
- the LOC104454498 gene encoding uncharacterized protein LOC104454498 isoform X2, with translation MLLLHRASSFLCLSHPKPQAYSPSDAESSCPSEEGIDHGGRHEGGPLASNETLKKLKRYGIAGILSYGLLNTAYYLTTFLLVWFYFAPAPGRMGYLAAVERFIKVMAMVWAGSQVTKLIRAGGALALAPFVDRGLSWFTTRYKFESQEKAFLAIVGFCFGLAILLFLAVTLISA, from the exons ATGCTTCTCCTGCACAGagcctcctccttcctctgccTCAGCCATCCCAAACCTCAg GCTTACAGTCCATCAGATGCAGAAAGTAGCTGTCCCAGTGAGGAAGGAATCGATCACGGTGGAAGACATGAGGGAGGACCACTGGCGTCGAATGA gacactgaagaaattgaagagataTGGAATAGCTGGAATATTGTCCTATGGGTTGTTGAACACTGCTTACTACCTTACAACATTTCTTCTGGTCTG GTTTTACTTTGCACCAGCACCAGGAAGAATGGGCTACCTTGCAGCGGTTGAAAG ATTCATCAAGGTAATGGCCATGGTTTGGGCTGGAAGCCAAGTCACAAAGCTTATACGAGCTGGAGG GGCCCTCGCTCTTGCGCCTTTTGTAGACAGAGGATTGTCCTGGTTTACTACAAGATACAAATTTGAATCTCAGGAGAAG GCATTCTTGGCAATCGTGGGTTTTTGCTTTGGCCTGGCCATCTTGCTGTTTTTGGCTGTGACACTGATCTCAGCGTGA